From Bradyrhizobium sp. NDS-1, the proteins below share one genomic window:
- a CDS encoding CbbQ/NirQ/NorQ/GpvN family protein, protein MKAALHTVTSTPELPAYVPSGNECELFEHAWRRRLPVLLKGPTGCGKTRFVAHMAARLGLPLHTIACHDDLTAADLTGRYLLRGGDTVWTDGPLTRAVREGGICYLDEVVEARKDVTVVLHPLTDDRRILPLERTGEELVAPSSFMLVVSYNPGYQTLLKALKPSTRQRFVAIEFDFLPPDREIGVVSAESGLTPERVRPLVGLAGRLRALKGHDLEEGVSTRLVVYCATLIAAGTPTADAVLAGMIEPLTDDSDVKAALLDVARAVIG, encoded by the coding sequence ATGAAAGCTGCCCTTCACACGGTGACCTCGACGCCCGAGCTGCCGGCCTATGTTCCATCCGGAAACGAATGCGAGCTGTTCGAGCATGCCTGGCGGCGGCGTCTGCCGGTGCTGCTCAAGGGACCGACCGGTTGCGGCAAGACGCGCTTCGTCGCGCATATGGCGGCGCGGCTGGGACTGCCGCTTCACACCATTGCCTGTCATGACGATCTCACCGCCGCCGATCTCACCGGCCGCTATCTGCTCAGGGGAGGCGATACGGTGTGGACCGATGGTCCGCTGACGCGTGCGGTGCGCGAAGGCGGCATCTGCTATCTCGACGAGGTCGTCGAAGCGCGCAAGGACGTCACCGTCGTGCTGCATCCTCTCACCGACGATCGCCGCATCCTGCCGCTGGAGCGCACCGGCGAGGAACTGGTGGCACCGAGCAGCTTCATGCTCGTCGTCTCCTACAATCCCGGCTACCAGACGCTGCTGAAGGCGCTGAAGCCGTCGACGCGGCAGCGCTTCGTCGCCATCGAATTCGACTTCCTGCCGCCGGACCGGGAGATCGGCGTCGTGTCCGCCGAAAGCGGGCTGACGCCGGAGCGCGTGCGGCCGCTGGTCGGGCTGGCTGGCCGGCTGCGCGCGCTCAAGGGCCACGATTTGGAGGAGGGCGTCTCGACCCGGCTCGTGGTCTATTGCGCGACCTTGATTGCGGCGGGCACGCCGACCGCCGATGCCGTGCTGGCCGGCATGATCGAGCCCCTCACTGACGATTCCGACGTGAAGGCGGCGCTGCTGGACGTCGCACGCGCCGTCATCGGGTGA
- a CDS encoding c-type cytochrome has translation MAERLTKSAARNVFYGGSAFFFAIFIGLTAHSHYYMATTSTDAATLTSSVARGKHVWEKNACINCHTLLGEGAYFAPEVGNVWDRWGGNEDPAAARETLKAWMQSQPSGAPGRRQMPQFNLTDQELDDLADFLQWTSKIKTQQWPPNKAG, from the coding sequence ATGGCTGAACGCCTGACCAAGTCGGCCGCTCGAAACGTCTTCTACGGCGGCTCGGCCTTTTTCTTCGCCATCTTCATAGGGCTGACGGCGCATAGCCACTACTACATGGCCACGACCTCGACCGACGCGGCGACGCTGACCTCGTCGGTCGCCCGCGGCAAGCATGTCTGGGAGAAGAACGCCTGCATCAACTGCCACACCCTGCTCGGCGAGGGCGCCTATTTCGCGCCTGAAGTCGGCAATGTCTGGGATCGCTGGGGCGGGAACGAGGATCCGGCCGCGGCGCGTGAGACGCTGAAGGCCTGGATGCAATCGCAGCCCTCGGGCGCGCCGGGCCGCCGGCAGATGCCGCAGTTCAACCTCACGGACCAGGAGCTCGACGATCTCGCCGACTTCCTGCAATGGACCAGCAAGATCAAGACCCAGCAATGGCCGCCGAACAAGGCCGGCTGA
- the mmsB gene encoding multiple monosaccharide ABC transporter permease, which translates to MTDKTVSLPEERRHGSFIKNNLRNYGMLMSLIAIMLFFQVMTGGTLLQPLNLTNLVLQNSYIVIMALGMLLVIVTGHIDLSVGSVAGFVGAVAAVLMVTYKVDYTLAFIACLLLGAAIGAAQGYWVAYFGIPSFIVTLAGMLVFKGLALAVLQGQSLGPFPATFQKLSSGFIPELLPEAGTLHPTSMLIGAVLALGLVYASAKGRSREQSHGIEVEPYAFFLGKSVLLACAVLYFTYLIASHRGMPNVLVIMTALIALYGFVTRRTVIGRQVYAVGGNAKAAKLSGIKTERLTFLTFVNMGVLAALAGLVFAARLNTATPKAGLGFELDVIAACFIGGASAYGGVGRVGGAVVGAMIMGVMNNGMSILGIGIDYQQVIKGLVLLGAVCIDVYNQRR; encoded by the coding sequence ATGACCGACAAGACGGTATCGCTGCCCGAGGAGCGCCGGCACGGCAGCTTCATCAAGAACAATTTGCGCAACTACGGCATGCTGATGTCGTTGATCGCGATCATGCTGTTCTTCCAGGTCATGACCGGCGGCACGCTGCTGCAGCCGCTGAACCTGACGAATTTGGTGCTCCAGAACAGCTACATCGTCATCATGGCGCTCGGCATGCTGCTGGTGATCGTCACCGGCCATATCGACCTGTCGGTCGGCTCGGTTGCCGGCTTCGTCGGAGCGGTGGCCGCGGTGCTGATGGTGACGTACAAGGTCGACTACACGCTCGCCTTCATCGCCTGCCTGTTGCTGGGCGCGGCGATTGGTGCGGCGCAGGGTTATTGGGTGGCCTATTTCGGCATTCCGTCCTTTATCGTGACGCTGGCGGGCATGCTGGTGTTCAAGGGGCTCGCGCTCGCGGTGCTGCAGGGGCAGTCGCTCGGCCCGTTCCCCGCGACGTTCCAGAAGCTGTCCTCCGGCTTCATTCCGGAGCTTCTGCCGGAGGCCGGCACACTGCATCCGACCTCCATGCTGATCGGTGCTGTGCTTGCGCTCGGCCTCGTCTATGCCAGCGCCAAAGGAAGGTCGCGCGAGCAATCGCATGGCATCGAGGTCGAGCCTTATGCGTTCTTCCTGGGAAAGAGCGTTCTGCTCGCCTGCGCCGTGCTCTATTTCACCTATCTGATCGCCTCGCATCGCGGCATGCCGAACGTGCTGGTCATCATGACGGCTTTGATCGCGCTGTACGGCTTCGTCACCCGGCGTACCGTGATCGGCCGGCAGGTCTATGCGGTGGGCGGCAATGCGAAAGCGGCAAAACTGTCGGGCATCAAGACGGAGCGGCTGACCTTCCTCACCTTCGTCAACATGGGCGTGCTTGCCGCGCTCGCCGGCCTCGTCTTCGCTGCGCGCCTCAACACCGCGACCCCGAAGGCCGGGCTCGGCTTCGAGCTCGACGTCATCGCCGCCTGCTTCATCGGCGGTGCCTCGGCCTATGGCGGAGTGGGGCGCGTCGGCGGCGCCGTGGTCGGCGCCATGATCATGGGCGTGATGAACAACGGCATGTCCATCCTCGGCATCGGCATCGACTATCAGCAGGTCATCAAGGGCCTGGTGCTGCTGGGAGCGGTGTGCATCGACGTGTACAATCAGCGGCGGTAG
- a CDS encoding response regulator transcription factor produces the protein MSDTVYIVDDDAPFRTTLQRQLEQSGYRVVAYASAEQALEQPFIENEPGCILLDVRMPGLSGLALQSSLLELGSSLPILFLTGYCDVSTTVKAIKAGAEDFLIKPVGLDELLHAIARALTRHRSLLVLKREFDDLRNRLATLTPRERQVFMFLVGGKISKQVAHELGTSLRTIKAHRKKVMEKMRAGGLAELVLIGQRLGVGPRDH, from the coding sequence TTGTCGGACACCGTCTACATTGTCGATGACGACGCTCCCTTCCGCACCACGCTCCAACGGCAATTGGAGCAGTCCGGATACCGCGTGGTCGCCTACGCGTCGGCCGAGCAAGCGCTGGAGCAGCCGTTCATCGAAAACGAGCCCGGCTGCATCCTCCTAGATGTCCGGATGCCTGGCTTGAGTGGCCTGGCGCTGCAAAGCAGTTTGCTGGAGCTCGGCTCGAGCCTTCCGATTCTGTTTCTCACCGGCTATTGCGACGTCAGTACGACGGTAAAGGCTATCAAAGCAGGTGCGGAAGACTTCCTGATCAAGCCTGTCGGGCTGGATGAACTCCTTCACGCGATCGCGCGAGCTCTGACGCGTCACCGGTCATTGCTCGTTCTCAAACGCGAATTCGATGATCTGCGAAATCGCCTTGCAACCTTAACCCCACGCGAACGGCAGGTATTCATGTTCCTTGTCGGAGGGAAGATCAGCAAGCAGGTGGCTCACGAACTGGGCACGTCGCTGCGGACCATCAAGGCACACCGCAAGAAGGTGATGGAGAAGATGAGAGCTGGTGGTCTGGCTGAGCTTGTGTTGATCGGCCAACGCCTGGGCGTCGGCCCGCGTGATCACTAA
- a CDS encoding cbb3-type cytochrome c oxidase subunit I, which translates to MKYQTQKVAMLYFYGALTLFLAQVLFGLLAGMIYVLPNTLSTLLPFNIVRMIHTNALIVWSLIGFMGATYFLLPEETETELYSPLLAKIQFWMFFGAAGAAVVGYLFHYHEGREFLEQPFIIKVGIVVVCLMFLFNVTMTALKGRKTTVTNILLFGLWGVAIFFLFAFYNPINLAVDKMYWWYVVHLWVEGVWELIMASVLAYLMIKLNGIDREVVEKWLYVIIGLALFSGILGTGHHFYWIGAPGYWQWIGSLFSTLEVAPFFTMVIFTVQMTWKAGRKHPNRAALLWSVGCSVMAFLGAGVWGFLHTLSSVNYYTHGTQVTAAHGHLAFFGAYVMLNLSVMAYAIPQIKGRAPYNQWLSMTSFWIMCTAMMVMTFALTFAGVVQVHLQRVLGQGYMDVQDQLAMFYWVRLGSGAFVAISALMFIWAVLVPGREKQAVIPAALQPAE; encoded by the coding sequence ATGAAATATCAGACCCAGAAAGTCGCGATGCTGTATTTTTACGGCGCGCTGACGCTGTTCCTCGCACAGGTCCTGTTCGGCCTGCTCGCCGGAATGATCTACGTCCTCCCCAACACGCTGTCGACCCTCCTGCCGTTCAACATCGTCAGGATGATCCACACCAACGCGCTGATCGTATGGTCGCTGATCGGCTTCATGGGCGCGACCTACTTCCTCCTGCCTGAGGAGACCGAGACCGAGCTGTACAGCCCGCTGCTCGCAAAAATCCAGTTCTGGATGTTCTTCGGCGCGGCAGGTGCGGCCGTGGTCGGCTATCTCTTTCACTACCACGAGGGCCGCGAATTCCTCGAACAGCCCTTCATCATCAAGGTCGGCATCGTCGTCGTCTGCCTGATGTTCCTGTTCAACGTGACGATGACGGCTCTCAAGGGCCGCAAGACCACGGTCACGAACATCCTGCTGTTTGGCCTGTGGGGCGTTGCGATCTTCTTCCTGTTCGCGTTCTACAATCCGATCAATCTGGCGGTCGACAAGATGTACTGGTGGTACGTCGTCCATCTCTGGGTCGAGGGCGTCTGGGAGCTGATCATGGCCTCCGTGCTCGCCTATCTCATGATCAAGCTCAATGGAATCGACCGCGAGGTCGTGGAGAAGTGGCTCTACGTCATCATCGGCCTTGCGCTGTTCTCGGGCATTCTCGGCACGGGCCACCATTTCTACTGGATCGGCGCGCCCGGCTATTGGCAGTGGATCGGCTCGCTGTTCTCAACGCTCGAGGTGGCGCCGTTCTTCACCATGGTGATCTTCACGGTGCAGATGACCTGGAAGGCCGGCCGCAAGCATCCGAACCGCGCTGCGCTGTTGTGGTCGGTGGGCTGCTCGGTGATGGCGTTCCTGGGGGCCGGCGTCTGGGGCTTCCTGCATACGCTGTCCTCGGTGAACTACTACACCCACGGCACCCAGGTCACCGCTGCGCACGGCCATCTCGCCTTCTTCGGCGCCTATGTGATGCTGAACCTGTCGGTAATGGCCTATGCGATCCCGCAGATCAAGGGACGTGCGCCCTATAACCAGTGGCTCTCCATGACCAGCTTCTGGATCATGTGCACGGCCATGATGGTGATGACCTTCGCGCTGACCTTCGCCGGCGTGGTCCAGGTTCATCTCCAGCGCGTGCTCGGCCAAGGCTACATGGATGTGCAGGACCAGCTCGCGATGTTCTACTGGGTCCGTCTCGGCTCCGGCGCGTTCGTGGCGATCTCCGCGCTGATGTTCATCTGGGCCGTGCTGGTGCCGGGCCGCGAGAAGCAGGCGGTCATCCCCGCCGCGCTGCAGCCGGCCGAGTAA
- the mmsA gene encoding multiple monosaccharide ABC transporter ATP-binding protein has translation MTAMLEMRNVSKSFAGVQALRDVNFSVHAGQIHALVGENGAGKSTLMKVLSGVYPHGSYEGTIVFDGEERRFRDINDSEALGIIIIHQELALIPLMSIAENIFLSHPPSKLGVIDRDEVYRRTRELLTQVGLKESPDTLITDLGVGKQQLVEIAKALSKRVRMLILDEPTASLNEADSAALLERLMAFREQGIGSILISHKLNEVAKVADHITVLRDGRTVDSIDCRSEPIQEDRIIRSMVNRDLAHRFPERNAKIGEPVLTVENWSVYHPIHPERQVIKNVDFSVRRGEVVGIAGLMGAGRTEFAMSLFGRSWGTAISGSLRLEGREMALPSVAAAIDAGLAYVTEDRKQLGLILADDVRKNITLASLDQVAPKRVIDDIAELKIASDYRTRMRIRCSDVYQETGQLSGGNQQKVVLSKWLMTDPKVLILDEPTRGIDVGAKYEIYCIINELAEAGRGVVVISSEMPELLGICDRICVMNDGAFVGEFKGSDATQEKIMRAIMRNERNIGNAAPAAVEMGGSQP, from the coding sequence ATGACCGCCATGTTGGAGATGCGCAACGTCAGCAAGAGCTTTGCCGGTGTGCAGGCGCTGCGCGACGTCAACTTCTCGGTTCACGCCGGGCAGATCCACGCGCTCGTCGGTGAGAACGGCGCGGGCAAGTCGACCCTGATGAAGGTGCTGAGCGGCGTCTATCCGCACGGCAGCTACGAGGGCACCATCGTCTTTGATGGCGAGGAGCGGCGCTTCCGCGACATCAACGATTCCGAGGCGCTCGGCATCATCATCATCCACCAGGAGCTGGCGCTGATCCCGCTGATGTCGATCGCGGAAAACATCTTCCTGTCGCATCCGCCCTCGAAGCTCGGCGTCATCGACCGCGACGAGGTCTACCGGCGCACGCGTGAGCTGCTGACGCAGGTCGGCCTCAAGGAATCCCCTGACACTCTGATCACCGATCTCGGCGTCGGCAAGCAGCAACTGGTCGAGATCGCCAAGGCGCTGTCCAAGCGGGTGCGGATGCTGATTCTGGATGAGCCGACCGCCAGCCTCAACGAGGCCGACAGCGCCGCGCTGCTCGAACGCCTGATGGCGTTCCGCGAGCAGGGCATCGGATCAATCCTGATCTCCCACAAGCTCAACGAGGTCGCCAAGGTCGCCGACCACATCACGGTGCTGCGCGACGGTCGCACCGTCGACAGCATCGACTGCCGCAGCGAGCCGATCCAGGAAGACCGCATCATCCGCAGCATGGTCAATCGCGATCTCGCCCACCGCTTCCCGGAGCGCAACGCGAAGATCGGTGAGCCCGTGCTCACCGTCGAGAACTGGTCGGTTTACCATCCGATTCATCCCGAGCGGCAGGTGATCAAGAATGTCGATTTCAGCGTCAGGCGTGGCGAGGTCGTCGGTATTGCCGGCCTGATGGGCGCCGGCCGCACCGAATTCGCCATGAGCCTGTTCGGCCGCTCCTGGGGCACTGCGATCAGCGGCTCTCTCCGGCTCGAAGGCCGGGAGATGGCGCTGCCGAGCGTCGCAGCCGCGATCGACGCCGGCCTTGCCTATGTCACCGAGGATCGCAAGCAGCTCGGCCTGATCCTCGCCGACGACGTCCGCAAGAACATCACGCTCGCCAGTCTCGACCAGGTCGCACCCAAGCGCGTCATCGACGACATCGCCGAGCTGAAGATCGCCAGCGATTATCGCACCCGCATGCGCATCCGCTGCTCCGACGTCTACCAGGAGACTGGCCAGCTCTCCGGCGGCAACCAGCAGAAGGTGGTGCTGTCGAAATGGCTGATGACCGACCCCAAGGTCCTGATCCTGGACGAGCCGACGCGGGGCATCGACGTCGGTGCCAAATACGAGATCTACTGTATCATCAACGAACTGGCGGAAGCCGGCCGCGGCGTTGTGGTGATCTCCTCGGAGATGCCCGAGCTGCTCGGCATCTGCGACCGCATCTGTGTCATGAACGACGGCGCCTTCGTCGGCGAGTTCAAGGGCTCTGATGCGACACAGGAAAAGATCATGCGCGCCATCATGCGCAACGAACGCAACATTGGGAACGCCGCGCCCGCGGCCGTCGAGATGGGAGGATCGCAGCCATGA
- a CDS encoding cytochrome C oxidase subunit IV family protein has translation MPDRLDIAWIALIGLALATILVPPLVSRPLFANALLLTFAALKGRRIVLDFLDLRSAPALWRSLVTAWVVIVVLFAWLASAIVALI, from the coding sequence ATTCCGGATCGTCTCGACATTGCCTGGATCGCGTTGATCGGCCTTGCACTTGCGACCATTCTGGTTCCGCCACTGGTGTCGCGCCCGTTGTTCGCCAATGCGTTGCTGCTGACGTTTGCCGCGCTCAAGGGCCGCCGCATCGTGCTCGATTTCCTCGATCTTCGCTCTGCGCCGGCGCTCTGGCGGAGCCTTGTCACCGCCTGGGTTGTCATCGTTGTGCTGTTCGCCTGGCTTGCATCCGCCATCGTCGCCCTGATCTGA
- a CDS encoding nitric oxide reductase activation protein NorD → MLDFLELEETVGRAWHRMVGGTASYPVHDDQAVALAEMKGRLAVMFRALGGETGVQIASAGARKSGHRLGWRQRIGLGDERLEQPGRDAATIFLPDRISIFPDRALNAALYRWLAAWFAAAPIETITEADPLRRDLLVLRRASETAVWVLTQFPGLVTDYAQLAAATAEARPRRPLPRIEQEVEQIVLALLGAGKAPAGRLWPAMMGTGPLPDKAPPGYHSILPCPLWGDCWTRELSPVHAGEDECAPGAEAAPEDDRKRFAVREREDNANRRDPFVLNRFEKILAMAEMVNVDRPADDSEDEDAQKAADDLEEITLSRRSGKPASRFKFDLDLPPEALDASKLDADLTYPEWDYRSGSYLPDHCRVLAAAASEQGESWIPDDATRRHIRQVRRRFEMLRPRHELMRAQADGHDLDLDALVRARCDLRAGSGGSGLDRIHVAMRPQGHDLAVTLLVDVSLSTDAWVDGHRVLDVEKEALLVLAHGLSACGDHHSILTFTSRRRSWVRLETVKAFGEPMSGAVERRIGALKPGYYTRIGTAVRYAAAELARQPQRKKLLIVLTDGKPNDVDHYEGRFAVEDTRKSVHEARRLGIAAFGVTVDTTAQSYFPTLFGRGGYAIVGNIKRLPAALPAIYRQVAH, encoded by the coding sequence ATGCTCGACTTCCTCGAACTGGAGGAGACGGTCGGCCGCGCCTGGCACAGGATGGTCGGCGGCACCGCGAGCTATCCGGTTCACGACGATCAGGCCGTCGCACTCGCCGAGATGAAGGGTCGGCTCGCGGTGATGTTCCGCGCGCTCGGCGGTGAGACCGGGGTGCAGATTGCAAGCGCTGGTGCCCGGAAATCGGGGCACCGTCTCGGCTGGCGCCAGCGCATCGGCCTCGGAGACGAGCGATTGGAGCAGCCCGGCCGCGACGCCGCGACCATCTTTCTCCCCGATCGCATCTCGATCTTTCCCGACCGTGCGCTCAATGCGGCGCTCTATCGCTGGCTTGCGGCGTGGTTCGCCGCCGCGCCGATCGAGACGATCACGGAAGCCGATCCGCTGCGACGGGATCTTCTGGTGTTGCGCCGGGCGAGCGAGACAGCAGTCTGGGTGCTCACGCAATTCCCCGGGCTCGTCACTGATTACGCCCAGCTCGCCGCAGCGACGGCCGAGGCGCGGCCTCGTCGCCCCTTGCCGCGCATCGAGCAGGAGGTCGAGCAGATCGTGCTGGCCTTGCTCGGAGCCGGCAAGGCGCCTGCGGGCAGGCTGTGGCCGGCGATGATGGGGACGGGGCCGCTGCCGGACAAGGCGCCGCCGGGCTATCATTCGATCCTGCCGTGCCCGCTCTGGGGAGATTGCTGGACGCGCGAGCTCTCGCCCGTACATGCCGGCGAGGACGAGTGCGCACCGGGTGCAGAGGCTGCCCCGGAGGACGATCGCAAGCGCTTTGCCGTTCGCGAGCGCGAGGACAATGCCAATCGCCGCGATCCTTTCGTGCTCAACCGCTTCGAGAAGATCCTCGCGATGGCCGAGATGGTCAATGTCGACCGTCCGGCCGACGACAGCGAGGACGAGGATGCGCAGAAAGCGGCCGACGATCTCGAGGAGATCACCCTCAGCCGCCGTAGCGGCAAGCCGGCGAGCCGGTTCAAGTTCGACCTCGACCTGCCGCCGGAAGCGCTCGATGCCTCGAAGCTCGATGCGGACCTCACCTATCCCGAATGGGACTATCGCAGCGGCTCCTATCTGCCGGATCATTGCCGCGTGCTTGCCGCTGCGGCCTCCGAGCAAGGGGAGAGCTGGATACCTGACGATGCAACGCGCCGGCACATCCGCCAGGTGCGCCGCCGCTTCGAGATGTTGCGGCCGCGCCATGAGCTGATGCGCGCCCAGGCTGACGGACACGATCTCGATCTCGACGCGCTCGTGCGTGCGCGGTGCGATCTTCGCGCCGGCAGCGGCGGCAGTGGTCTCGACCGCATCCATGTCGCCATGCGACCGCAAGGGCACGATCTCGCGGTCACGCTGCTGGTCGACGTCTCGCTGTCCACTGACGCCTGGGTCGACGGCCACCGCGTCCTCGACGTCGAGAAGGAGGCCCTGCTGGTGCTCGCCCACGGGCTCTCAGCCTGCGGCGATCACCACAGCATCCTGACCTTCACCTCGCGCCGCCGTTCCTGGGTGCGGCTCGAAACGGTCAAGGCCTTCGGGGAGCCGATGAGCGGGGCGGTGGAGCGCCGGATCGGCGCGCTGAAGCCCGGCTATTACACGCGGATCGGCACGGCGGTGCGCTACGCCGCCGCCGAACTCGCCCGCCAGCCGCAGCGCAAGAAGCTGCTGATCGTCCTAACTGACGGCAAGCCGAACGACGTCGATCATTACGAGGGCCGCTTCGCTGTCGAGGACACCCGCAAGTCGGTCCACGAGGCGCGCCGCCTCGGCATCGCCGCCTTCGGCGTCACGGTGGACACAACTGCGCAATCCTACTTCCCGACCCTGTTCGGTCGCGGCGGCTACGCCATCGTCGGCAACATCAAGCGGTTGCCTGCGGCACTGCCGGCGATCTACCGGCAGGTCGCGCACTGA
- a CDS encoding cytochrome c oxidase subunit 3 family protein: protein MSATGCEQQETGWGILEDLPGDPMIWVLIFSELAAFGLFLGAFVIARVIHPAIFAAGQATLDTHLAGINTIVLVTSGWAAARGAAAARAGERVRARGWLFGAMALGALFIAIKLFEYAGEIAQGNGLETSPFFTLYFLLTGFHLLHVGLGIVILAVVSRSAGAAGVETGTAFWHMVDLLWIVMFPIIYLVHS from the coding sequence ATGTCGGCGACGGGTTGCGAACAACAAGAAACCGGCTGGGGCATCCTGGAAGATCTTCCCGGCGACCCCATGATCTGGGTGCTGATCTTCAGCGAGCTCGCCGCTTTCGGCCTCTTCCTCGGTGCTTTCGTCATTGCCCGCGTGATTCATCCTGCGATCTTCGCGGCCGGCCAGGCTACTCTTGATACGCATCTGGCCGGGATCAACACCATCGTGCTGGTGACCAGTGGCTGGGCCGCCGCGCGCGGGGCTGCTGCCGCACGGGCGGGCGAAAGGGTGCGAGCGCGCGGCTGGCTCTTTGGCGCCATGGCTCTTGGCGCTCTCTTCATCGCGATCAAACTGTTCGAATATGCCGGCGAGATCGCGCAAGGCAACGGCCTGGAAACGAGCCCGTTCTTCACTTTGTACTTCCTTCTCACCGGATTCCATCTCCTGCATGTCGGCCTCGGCATCGTGATCCTGGCCGTGGTTTCCCGGAGTGCCGGGGCCGCGGGCGTCGAGACCGGCACCGCCTTCTGGCACATGGTCGATCTGCTCTGGATCGTCATGTTTCCCATCATCTATCTGGTGCACTCGTGA
- a CDS encoding AraC family transcriptional regulator, with amino-acid sequence MEKSLEPYGKLEWHQRDPEMRCRPSVKRMSWSWFSAELLQFWQTELEFRVKGDAAFLALHDSLRAAGETTIDGGSPSTRTDLRGRLTFVPAGSSVQGWNRFKGGVSSVFAVHLVPAKSVRRADDISEIPPSLYFESDNLKATLQSVVNGAGINDHAYAETLGLLLLWELRHAVDPKRSPRSQIRGGLTLRQLRRVQEFVDAQISTEISISDLASVAGLSHYHFIRTFKEAAGHSPYQYVLSERTRHAKGLLLSTPDLSLEDVARAAGFSDTSQLNRVFRKFVGVTPTVFRRESGSRFP; translated from the coding sequence TTGGAGAAGAGTTTGGAGCCGTACGGGAAGCTCGAATGGCATCAGCGGGACCCCGAGATGCGGTGTCGTCCCTCAGTCAAGCGGATGTCGTGGTCCTGGTTCTCCGCGGAGCTTCTGCAATTTTGGCAAACGGAGCTGGAATTTCGCGTCAAGGGAGATGCAGCCTTCCTGGCGTTGCATGATTCTCTCCGCGCTGCGGGTGAGACGACGATCGACGGAGGGAGCCCTTCGACGCGAACCGATCTTCGAGGCAGGTTGACGTTCGTGCCGGCCGGATCTTCGGTCCAGGGCTGGAACCGTTTCAAGGGCGGCGTCTCGTCCGTCTTTGCGGTGCATCTCGTTCCGGCCAAATCGGTTCGCAGGGCAGACGATATCTCGGAAATTCCTCCATCGCTTTATTTCGAGAGCGACAATCTCAAGGCGACGCTCCAGAGTGTCGTGAATGGAGCCGGCATCAACGACCATGCCTATGCGGAGACACTTGGGCTGTTGCTCTTGTGGGAACTACGGCACGCAGTTGACCCGAAGCGTTCACCTCGTAGCCAGATCCGGGGAGGTCTGACTTTGCGTCAGTTGAGGCGCGTTCAGGAGTTCGTCGACGCTCAGATCTCGACCGAAATCTCGATATCCGACCTGGCAAGTGTGGCAGGGCTGAGCCATTACCACTTCATCAGGACGTTCAAGGAGGCTGCTGGACACTCGCCCTACCAATACGTCCTGTCGGAGAGAACCCGCCATGCGAAAGGGCTGCTGCTGTCGACGCCCGATCTCTCGCTCGAAGACGTGGCACGAGCGGCAGGGTTTAGCGATACATCGCAGCTAAATCGAGTATTTCGGAAGTTCGTTGGTGTTACACCGACCGTTTTCCGGCGTGAAAGCGGCTCTCGTTTTCCATAA